In Nitrospirota bacterium, the following are encoded in one genomic region:
- a CDS encoding PhnD/SsuA/transferrin family substrate-binding protein translates to MHIGIVPFYTPESIWRSYSPLVRYLNETTALQWKLKLFNSHNAIINGICSGEIDIAFLGPVPFGRASTQCGARPLLVAIGKNGKPYYHSVIVTARTSIETIGDVRGKRFALYKHSTASYVLPLKMLEDEGIALEEITPVYYTSQDRIVDALIRHEADAAGVKESLYEKFKKLNLRKLKISEPLPNFVFCTAPNTGPEIAEAFSTALLRLKPRSRKADKKITGEWDEEIRYGFMKPPATFLRDIARIQELDNRYRQ, encoded by the coding sequence GTGCATATAGGGATCGTCCCTTTCTACACACCCGAATCCATCTGGCGCTCCTACTCGCCGCTCGTACGCTACCTCAATGAGACAACAGCCCTTCAATGGAAGCTGAAGCTCTTCAATAGCCACAACGCGATCATCAACGGCATATGCTCCGGCGAGATCGACATCGCCTTTCTCGGCCCGGTCCCCTTCGGACGCGCCAGCACGCAGTGCGGCGCCCGGCCCCTCCTGGTGGCGATCGGCAAAAACGGCAAACCCTACTACCACTCCGTCATTGTAACCGCCCGCACCTCGATCGAAACCATCGGCGATGTCCGGGGGAAGAGATTCGCCCTGTACAAGCATTCCACTGCATCGTATGTGCTTCCCCTGAAGATGCTGGAGGACGAGGGCATCGCTCTCGAGGAGATCACGCCCGTCTATTACACAAGCCAGGACAGGATCGTCGATGCGCTCATCAGGCACGAGGCAGATGCCGCGGGGGTCAAAGAGAGCCTCTACGAGAAATTCAAAAAGCTCAATCTCAGGAAGCTCAAGATCTCCGAACCGCTCCCCAACTTCGTCTTCTGCACTGCGCCGAATACCGGACCGGAAATTGCCGAGGCGTTTTCGACGGCGCTCCTCAGGCTCAAGCCGCGCTCCCGTAAAGCCGATAAGAAGATTACGGGCGAATGGGACGAAGAGATCAGGTACGGCTTCATGAAACCGCCTGCGACCTTTCTCCGTGACATAGCACGCATACAGGAGCTGGACAACCGGTACCGTCAATGA
- a CDS encoding ATP-binding protein, with protein sequence MRIAKNSLVFKILVPSLLFIALVALCMLFFAESIITGILEDYHAFGTLMHSREVQRILDRTVTELVSAHLLDNEIVVEAKKGIVIEEILSYWARNNLKGFVLDTKGAVVVSSHKDLPLAQLAPPAAKPGGFHVDEGGSHLQGYALEFPAWQWMVVTVSSPKTLLSYNKNTVLLVPLIGIGSLLMLVSIAFVLNRNLRRPIQAITADIRDGSAIRTTGIAELDTIASATNEAFRKLSKKTEQCQTLHSIALSLNEFSETETLLELVIDSAHTLIDAECAALVLFTDTGEVKRLITRGNCPADAEGFSLSGDVPAFPQLSLLPQRMNGFPDSSLPAGTPPGGPLPLRHLLSHPLLSDTGKALGTLLFINKEGGFTDDDENILAAIAADASVALNKSEGLAQLKRFKDVIDSAFDIIMITNTDGAITYVNPAFEQVTGYEAKEVLGKDTSILHSGFHDETFYRELWSGIRAGNIWKGEFVNRKKSGDIYHTSAVIFPIQTEGGPNYASIQRDVTQEKRLYEQLLRAQKMEAIGTLAGGIAHDFNNLLTAILGYSEIILHTAKEGDPFFKPASIIHHAAERGADLARKILTISRKEKLETKPLQVNEIISSCMELLQRSFPKNIDMVVTLAKDIPLIKADPSQMQQVIMNLAVNARDAMPQGGVLIIETALVGAENGAAAVLPSEQAGFIKISVSDTGTGMDKDTQRKIFDPFFTTKATGQGTGLGLYIVHSVTSNHGGYINLYSEPGKGTRFTLYLPVTREREVEQLYEAEDLRGSGTVLVIDDEAHIRELCRDLLVPLGYTVLTAGNGSEGISLFRQNQDDVALVILDMIMPGMGGNEVFQTLRTINPSVKVVLCSGYSYNGFAGIDTLLKSGAQSFIQKPFTRISLARTVRTVLGS encoded by the coding sequence ATGAGGATTGCAAAGAACAGCCTGGTCTTCAAGATCCTTGTCCCCTCTCTTCTCTTCATCGCGCTCGTTGCCCTCTGCATGCTCTTCTTCGCGGAGAGCATAATAACCGGCATCCTCGAGGACTATCATGCGTTTGGGACGCTGATGCACTCCCGCGAGGTGCAGCGTATTCTCGACAGGACCGTCACCGAGCTGGTCTCCGCGCACCTCCTCGACAACGAGATCGTCGTCGAGGCCAAGAAGGGCATAGTCATCGAAGAGATTCTCTCCTACTGGGCGCGGAACAATCTCAAAGGATTTGTCCTGGATACGAAAGGGGCGGTCGTCGTCTCCTCCCATAAGGACCTTCCCCTCGCTCAGCTGGCCCCCCCCGCGGCAAAGCCGGGAGGCTTCCATGTCGATGAGGGCGGCTCGCACCTGCAAGGGTATGCCCTGGAGTTCCCTGCATGGCAATGGATGGTCGTCACGGTCTCGTCGCCGAAAACGCTCCTGTCGTACAATAAAAACACCGTTCTCCTGGTCCCCCTCATCGGCATAGGCTCTCTTCTCATGCTGGTCAGCATCGCCTTCGTGCTCAACCGGAACCTGCGGCGGCCCATTCAGGCCATCACCGCCGATATCAGGGACGGCAGCGCGATCAGGACAACCGGCATCGCCGAGCTCGATACCATCGCTTCGGCCACCAACGAGGCGTTCAGGAAACTCTCGAAAAAGACCGAGCAGTGCCAGACACTGCACAGCATCGCCCTCTCGCTCAACGAGTTCTCGGAGACGGAGACGCTCCTCGAGCTGGTCATCGACAGTGCGCATACCCTCATCGATGCCGAATGCGCGGCACTGGTCCTCTTCACCGATACCGGTGAGGTAAAGAGGCTCATCACGAGGGGGAACTGCCCCGCCGACGCAGAGGGATTCTCCCTGAGCGGAGACGTCCCCGCCTTTCCGCAGCTCTCCCTGCTGCCCCAGCGCATGAACGGCTTCCCGGACAGCTCCCTCCCGGCAGGGACGCCTCCCGGGGGACCGCTGCCGCTGCGCCATCTCCTCTCCCATCCCCTCCTCTCCGATACCGGGAAGGCCCTCGGCACGCTCCTCTTCATCAACAAGGAAGGGGGATTTACGGATGACGACGAGAACATACTCGCGGCGATCGCTGCGGATGCCTCGGTCGCGCTGAATAAGTCCGAAGGCCTGGCGCAGCTGAAGCGCTTCAAGGACGTGATCGACTCGGCCTTCGATATCATCATGATCACCAATACCGACGGCGCCATCACCTATGTGAATCCGGCCTTCGAGCAGGTGACGGGCTATGAGGCAAAGGAGGTGCTGGGCAAGGACACCAGCATCCTCCACAGCGGGTTTCACGACGAGACGTTCTACCGGGAGCTCTGGAGCGGCATCAGGGCAGGCAACATCTGGAAGGGAGAATTCGTCAACAGGAAGAAGAGCGGGGATATCTACCATACGTCCGCCGTTATCTTCCCCATTCAGACGGAAGGGGGCCCAAACTACGCCTCGATCCAGCGGGACGTTACCCAGGAGAAGCGGCTCTACGAGCAGCTTCTGCGCGCCCAGAAGATGGAGGCGATCGGCACTCTCGCCGGCGGCATCGCCCACGATTTCAACAATCTCCTCACCGCCATTCTCGGGTACTCGGAAATCATACTGCACACGGCAAAGGAGGGGGATCCCTTCTTCAAGCCGGCGTCGATCATTCACCATGCCGCCGAACGAGGAGCCGATCTCGCCCGGAAGATACTTACGATATCGAGGAAGGAGAAGCTCGAGACGAAGCCGCTCCAGGTAAACGAGATCATCAGCAGCTGCATGGAGCTGCTCCAGCGCAGCTTCCCCAAAAACATCGACATGGTGGTGACACTCGCGAAGGATATTCCGCTGATAAAGGCGGACCCCTCACAGATGCAGCAGGTCATCATGAACCTCGCCGTGAATGCACGGGATGCGATGCCCCAGGGGGGCGTCCTGATCATCGAGACCGCGCTCGTGGGCGCCGAAAACGGCGCTGCCGCGGTGCTGCCGTCGGAGCAGGCCGGCTTCATCAAGATATCGGTCTCCGACACCGGCACAGGTATGGATAAAGATACACAGCGAAAGATATTCGATCCCTTCTTCACCACCAAGGCCACGGGGCAAGGGACGGGCCTCGGCCTCTATATCGTCCATTCGGTCACGAGCAACCACGGCGGTTACATCAACCTCTACAGCGAGCCCGGCAAAGGGACGCGGTTCACCCTCTATCTGCCGGTCACCCGTGAGCGGGAAGTGGAGCAGCTCTACGAGGCAGAGGACCTCCGGGGTTCGGGGACCGTGCTCGTCATCGATGACGAGGCCCATATCAGGGAGCTCTGCAGGGACCTGCTCGTCCCCCTCGGGTACACGGTGCTCACCGCAGGAAACGGCAGTGAGGGGATAAGCCTCTTCAGGCAGAACCAGGACGACGTGGCGCTCGTCATCCTCGACATGATCATGCCGGGGATGGGCGGCAATGAGGTCTTCCAGACGCTGAGGACTATCAATCCCTCCGTCAAGGTCGTGCTCTGCTCAGGCTACAGCTACAACGGCTTTGCCGGCATCGATACGCTGCTCAAGAGCGGCGCGCAGTCCTTCATCCAGAAACCCTTCACCCGCATCTCCCTCGCCAGAACCGTCAGGACCGTCCTCGGAAGCTGA
- a CDS encoding heavy-metal-associated domain-containing protein translates to MAEATIKIEGMSCQHCVMRTKKAIDAVAGVTKSDVAVGSAVVTYDEGTVKKEEIEAAIEKAGYKVIRS, encoded by the coding sequence ATGGCCGAAGCGACCATAAAGATCGAGGGCATGAGCTGCCAGCACTGCGTTATGAGAACGAAGAAAGCGATCGATGCCGTTGCAGGAGTGACGAAGTCGGATGTCGCCGTAGGGAGCGCGGTGGTGACGTATGACGAAGGCACGGTAAAAAAAGAGGAGATCGAAGCAGCCATCGAAAAAGCAGGATATAAAGTCATCCGCTCGTAG
- the pheT gene encoding phenylalanine--tRNA ligase subunit beta yields MRISLDWLKEFIPLTADADEIAHRLTMLGLEIEAVERVDGDAIFEVNVTPNRPDCLSVVGIARELSAAYDMELTIPEHDIMAEPGELDFNVDILDVDLCHRYAGRIVRNLTIGESPDWLKRRLEKCGLRAINNVVDVTNYVLLELGHPLHAFDLATLKGHRIRVATPATAMGKGATAKLTTLDGVEREIPGDALLIWDAVRPVAVAGVMGGQETEVSGTTVDIFIESAYFDPVSVRKTSKTLGLKTEASYRFERGTDIKMLKKALDRTAYLMKEVADGMIYGKIDIYPRKHVPAEISLSADKVNRVLGLSLSTTEMVASLEKLGFSIEESGGLMSVRPPVYRGDVKRDADIIEEVARTCGYERIPAVLPKATLGISDAASERLVEGEGATGKRFYERALHEVKQSLLKTGFTEVINLSFMGEQDLDLLGIAAPDRRRKCVRIKNPLRTEESLLRTTLVPSLLRNMAHNASHGNRDFRLFELSRVFVAGADGTLPLERHHGAALLYREKTKSLYREETQEFFVVKGAVEALFDDLKIREYTFVRSAEPFLHPGQAADIMIEGSKVGYIGTLSPVVRDALEIKAQKPAVVVMELDIDLLLPFTVQMLKYRPLPRFPYIERDTALIVDAGLEAAAVLDWLRSYPADLIEEVALFDVYQGKNIPEGKKSIAFTVRYRAADRTLTDEEIDPVHTALVAYITDKTKGALRS; encoded by the coding sequence ATGCGTATTTCCCTTGATTGGCTGAAAGAGTTCATTCCCCTTACCGCTGACGCGGATGAGATCGCCCACCGGCTGACGATGCTCGGCCTCGAAATAGAGGCTGTCGAGCGGGTCGACGGCGATGCGATCTTCGAGGTGAACGTGACGCCCAACAGGCCGGACTGCCTCAGCGTCGTGGGTATTGCGCGTGAGCTTTCCGCCGCCTACGACATGGAGCTGACCATCCCCGAGCATGACATCATGGCGGAACCGGGGGAGCTCGACTTCAATGTCGATATCCTGGACGTCGATCTCTGCCACCGCTATGCCGGGAGGATCGTCAGAAACCTCACCATAGGGGAATCCCCCGACTGGCTGAAACGCCGCCTCGAGAAGTGCGGCCTGAGGGCGATCAACAACGTCGTCGATGTGACGAATTATGTGCTCCTCGAGCTCGGCCATCCTCTCCATGCCTTCGACCTCGCGACGCTCAAGGGCCACCGCATTCGCGTCGCGACGCCCGCAACGGCCATGGGGAAGGGCGCGACGGCGAAATTGACCACACTCGACGGCGTCGAGCGCGAGATCCCGGGGGACGCCCTGCTCATATGGGACGCGGTTCGGCCGGTGGCAGTGGCCGGCGTTATGGGCGGGCAGGAGACCGAGGTGAGCGGGACGACCGTGGATATCTTCATCGAGAGCGCGTATTTCGATCCGGTCTCGGTGCGGAAGACCTCGAAGACGCTGGGGCTCAAGACCGAGGCGTCGTACCGCTTCGAGCGGGGCACGGATATCAAGATGCTCAAGAAGGCCCTCGACAGGACCGCCTATCTCATGAAAGAGGTCGCCGACGGGATGATCTACGGCAAGATCGATATCTATCCCCGGAAGCATGTCCCTGCGGAGATATCCCTTTCGGCCGATAAGGTCAACAGGGTCCTGGGACTGTCGCTGTCGACAACCGAGATGGTCGCCTCGCTCGAGAAGCTGGGATTCTCCATTGAGGAGTCAGGGGGCCTCATGTCGGTGCGTCCTCCCGTCTACCGGGGCGACGTGAAGAGGGATGCGGATATCATCGAGGAGGTTGCCCGGACCTGCGGCTATGAGCGCATCCCCGCGGTCCTGCCGAAAGCGACCCTCGGCATCTCCGATGCTGCCAGTGAGCGCCTCGTTGAGGGTGAGGGAGCGACCGGGAAGAGGTTCTACGAGAGGGCGCTCCACGAAGTGAAGCAGTCGTTGCTGAAGACCGGTTTCACCGAGGTGATCAACCTCAGCTTCATGGGCGAGCAGGACCTCGATCTTCTGGGAATCGCCGCCCCGGACCGGCGGAGGAAGTGCGTCCGTATAAAGAATCCCTTGCGGACCGAGGAATCGTTGCTCCGTACTACGCTCGTCCCCTCCCTGCTGCGGAACATGGCGCATAACGCCTCCCACGGCAACAGGGACTTCAGGCTGTTCGAGCTCTCCCGTGTCTTTGTCGCAGGGGCCGACGGCACGCTTCCGCTCGAGCGGCATCATGGCGCCGCTCTGCTCTACCGTGAAAAGACCAAGTCCCTTTACCGGGAGGAGACGCAGGAGTTCTTCGTCGTCAAGGGAGCTGTCGAGGCGCTCTTCGATGACCTGAAGATTCGTGAATACACCTTCGTCAGGTCTGCCGAACCCTTTCTCCATCCGGGACAGGCGGCCGATATCATGATAGAGGGGAGCAAAGTCGGGTATATCGGGACGCTCTCTCCGGTGGTGCGGGACGCGCTCGAGATCAAGGCGCAGAAGCCCGCTGTCGTCGTGATGGAGCTCGATATCGACCTGCTCCTGCCCTTCACGGTACAGATGCTGAAGTACCGTCCCCTGCCGCGGTTCCCGTATATCGAACGCGATACGGCGCTCATTGTCGATGCCGGCCTCGAGGCCGCAGCGGTTCTGGACTGGCTGCGGTCCTATCCTGCGGACCTGATCGAAGAGGTCGCTCTCTTCGATGTGTACCAGGGCAAGAATATTCCTGAAGGAAAGAAGAGCATCGCCTTTACCGTACGGTATCGGGCAGCGGACCGGACCCTCACCGACGAAGAGATCGATCCCGTGCACACTGCCCTCGTCGCCTACATCACTGATAAAACGAAAGGCGCCTTACGCTCGTAG
- the pheS gene encoding phenylalanine--tRNA ligase subunit alpha — protein MIDDLKKAFHRDAASAATTDDIARLRVKYLGKKGVITAQLKSLSSLSPEERPLFGKQINDLKQLIETELDAREADLKREELRTQLLKEAVDVTLPGKFTPFGREHPLSRTLDEIVAIFVRMGFSVEEGPEVELDYYNFEALNFPKEHPARDMQDTFFVSSDIVLRTHTSPVQVRGMEKRKPPVRFIAPGKVYRCDADITHSPMFHQVEGLMVDRDITFSNLKGILEIFLRQMFGPDTPVRFRPSFFPFTEPSAEVDIGCILCSSAGCRVCKGTGWLEVLGAGMVNPAVFDYVGYDTEEYTGFAFGMGVERLALLKYSIDDIRLFFENDIRFLKQF, from the coding sequence ATGATAGATGATCTGAAAAAAGCGTTTCACCGTGATGCAGCGTCCGCTGCCACAACCGACGATATCGCCCGGCTCAGGGTCAAGTACCTCGGTAAGAAGGGCGTCATCACTGCACAATTGAAATCACTGTCGTCGCTCTCCCCTGAAGAGCGTCCGCTTTTCGGCAAGCAGATCAACGACCTGAAGCAGCTTATCGAGACCGAGCTCGACGCCCGCGAGGCGGACCTGAAAAGAGAGGAGCTCCGGACGCAGCTTCTGAAAGAAGCGGTCGACGTTACGCTGCCGGGAAAGTTCACCCCCTTCGGCAGGGAGCATCCCCTGAGCAGGACGCTCGACGAGATCGTCGCTATCTTCGTCAGGATGGGATTCAGCGTCGAAGAGGGCCCCGAGGTCGAGCTCGACTACTATAATTTCGAGGCCTTGAATTTCCCGAAAGAGCATCCCGCCAGGGATATGCAGGACACCTTCTTCGTGAGCAGCGATATCGTGCTGCGCACGCATACCTCACCGGTCCAGGTCCGCGGCATGGAGAAGCGGAAGCCGCCGGTCAGGTTCATCGCTCCGGGGAAGGTCTACCGGTGCGATGCCGATATTACGCACTCACCCATGTTTCACCAGGTCGAAGGGCTTATGGTGGACCGGGATATCACGTTCAGCAATCTTAAGGGCATTCTCGAGATCTTTCTCCGCCAGATGTTCGGCCCCGACACGCCGGTCCGCTTCAGGCCGAGCTTCTTCCCCTTCACCGAGCCCTCCGCCGAGGTGGACATCGGCTGCATCCTCTGCAGCAGCGCCGGATGCCGTGTCTGCAAGGGAACGGGCTGGCTCGAAGTGCTCGGCGCAGGCATGGTCAACCCCGCGGTCTTCGACTATGTAGGCTATGACACGGAAGAGTACACCGGGTTTGCCTTCGGCATGGGCGTCGAGCGCCTGGCCCTGCTGAAGTACTCCATCGACGATATACGGCTCTTTTTCGAGAACGATATAAGATTCTTGAAGCAGTTTTGA
- the rplT gene encoding 50S ribosomal protein L20, producing MPRAKGGFKTKRYHKKVVARAKGYYGARSRLYKVAAQAVDKALVAAYKDRKFKKREYRALWIARINAAVRSLDMTYSQFMNGLKKANISMNRKALADLAYHDFKSFSELVKQVAQHK from the coding sequence ATGCCGAGGGCAAAAGGTGGCTTCAAGACAAAACGATATCACAAGAAGGTCGTCGCGAGAGCGAAGGGGTACTACGGTGCGCGAAGCCGGCTCTACAAGGTTGCCGCTCAGGCGGTCGATAAGGCGCTCGTTGCAGCATACAAGGACAGGAAATTCAAAAAGCGCGAATACAGGGCTCTCTGGATCGCCCGTATCAATGCCGCGGTCCGTTCGCTCGATATGACTTACAGCCAGTTCATGAACGGACTTAAAAAGGCGAATATCTCGATGAACAGGAAAGCCCTGGCTGACCTGGCCTATCACGACTTCAAGAGCTTCAGCGAGCTCGTCAAGCAAGTCGCGCAGCACAAGTAG
- the rpmI gene encoding 50S ribosomal protein L35, with the protein MPKLKTHRGAAKRFKVTGSGKIKRNKAYKSHLLTGKASKRTRNLRKGTLVPEAQFDNVKKLLPYMF; encoded by the coding sequence ATGCCGAAACTCAAGACCCACCGCGGCGCTGCCAAACGATTCAAGGTAACGGGCAGCGGCAAGATAAAGAGGAACAAGGCGTACAAGAGTCACCTTTTGACCGGGAAGGCTTCCAAGCGCACCCGGAACCTGAGAAAAGGAACCCTTGTGCCCGAGGCACAGTTCGACAATGTCAAGAAGCTGCTGCCGTATATGTTCTAG
- the infC gene encoding translation initiation factor IF-3, protein MNISKDIRVNQEIRTREVRLIGEEGEQLGVVPIQEALRLSRERGYDLVEVAPNASPPVCRVMDFGKYKYQMSKKHSARKTIDVKEMKIRPQIGEHDLELKVKNIRRFLEDGDKAKVLMYFRGREIVRPEIGMKVFGKIIELLNASELKFNIEQQPKLEGNHITMVVAPSSK, encoded by the coding sequence GTGAACATAAGCAAAGATATCAGAGTCAACCAGGAAATCAGGACCAGAGAGGTGCGGCTCATCGGCGAGGAGGGCGAACAGCTCGGCGTCGTTCCCATTCAGGAGGCGCTCCGGCTCTCGAGAGAGCGCGGGTACGATCTCGTCGAGGTGGCGCCGAACGCATCACCGCCGGTCTGCAGGGTGATGGACTTCGGCAAGTACAAGTACCAGATGAGCAAGAAGCACTCCGCGCGCAAGACCATAGACGTCAAGGAGATGAAGATACGTCCGCAGATCGGCGAGCATGACCTCGAGCTGAAGGTGAAGAACATCAGACGGTTCCTGGAAGACGGGGATAAGGCGAAGGTCCTGATGTATTTCCGGGGAAGAGAGATCGTCCGGCCCGAGATAGGAATGAAGGTCTTCGGAAAGATCATCGAGCTTCTTAACGCATCCGAGCTGAAGTTCAACATAGAGCAACAGCCGAAGCTCGAAGGCAACCACATCACCATGGTCGTTGCCCCGAGCAGCAAGTGA
- the thrS gene encoding threonine--tRNA ligase: MRINGDLRGLASLDSPAPQDTVELVTFDSKPGKDIYRHSTSHIMAHAVKELFPEVKMAIGPSTEEGFYYDFDRATPFTPEDLEKIEKKMKEIVKKNAPFVKKELSRSEAIEFFRSRGEQYKVELLEEIPDETVSLFEEDGFVDLCRGPHLPKTGRVRAFKLLSIAGAYWRGDEKNKMLQRIYGTAFETKEELKAYLDFLEEIKRRDHRRLGKELDLFSINEEIGPGLILWHPNGAIIRKTIEDFWRNEHEKADYKILFTPHIARLHLWETSGHWNFYRDSMYSPMEVEEVAYELKPMNCPFHIAIYKNALRSYRDLPLRFAELGTVYRFERSGTLHGLMRVRGFTQDDAHIFCREDQIEEEILNILDFTLFVLKTFGFSAYDIYLSTRPEKYVGSLENWDRATNALKQALEKKGLAYEVDPGEGVFYGPKIDIKIKDVLNRSWQCSTIQVDFNLPERFDTVYRGSDGKEHRPIMIHRALMGSLERFFGVLIEHYAGVFPLWLSPVQVAVLTIAERHDGYAREVHTALRRAGIRSELDLDNEKIGYKIRQATMKKVPYLVIIGDKESAERNVTVRKRSGENTGPFTTDEFIAIIRKEIDARS; the protein is encoded by the coding sequence GTGAGAATCAACGGCGACCTGAGGGGCCTCGCCTCTCTCGACTCCCCTGCGCCGCAGGATACGGTAGAGCTGGTCACCTTCGATTCGAAGCCGGGAAAAGATATCTACCGGCACAGCACGTCGCATATCATGGCGCATGCGGTCAAGGAGCTCTTCCCCGAAGTGAAGATGGCCATAGGCCCTTCCACGGAGGAGGGGTTCTACTACGATTTCGACAGGGCCACCCCTTTCACGCCTGAGGACCTCGAGAAGATCGAGAAGAAGATGAAGGAGATCGTCAAGAAGAACGCTCCGTTCGTCAAGAAAGAGCTCTCCCGCAGCGAGGCGATCGAATTTTTCAGGAGCAGGGGCGAGCAGTACAAGGTGGAGCTGCTCGAAGAGATTCCGGACGAGACGGTGTCGCTCTTCGAGGAGGACGGGTTTGTCGACCTCTGCAGGGGGCCGCACCTCCCGAAGACCGGAAGGGTGAGGGCCTTCAAGCTCCTGAGCATCGCCGGCGCCTATTGGCGGGGCGATGAAAAGAACAAGATGCTCCAGAGGATCTACGGCACTGCCTTCGAGACGAAAGAGGAGCTCAAGGCCTACCTCGACTTTCTCGAGGAGATAAAGCGGCGCGACCACCGGAGGCTCGGCAAGGAGCTCGACCTCTTCAGCATCAACGAGGAGATCGGCCCCGGGCTCATCCTGTGGCATCCCAACGGCGCGATCATCCGGAAGACGATCGAGGACTTCTGGAGGAACGAGCACGAAAAGGCGGACTACAAGATCCTCTTCACCCCGCATATAGCCCGGCTCCATCTCTGGGAGACGAGCGGCCACTGGAACTTCTACCGCGACAGCATGTATTCGCCCATGGAAGTGGAAGAGGTCGCGTATGAGCTGAAGCCGATGAACTGCCCCTTTCACATCGCGATCTACAAGAACGCCCTGAGGAGCTACCGTGACCTCCCCCTGCGGTTCGCCGAGCTCGGCACGGTCTACCGGTTCGAACGCTCGGGAACGCTCCACGGGCTCATGCGCGTGAGGGGCTTTACGCAGGACGATGCGCATATCTTCTGCCGGGAGGACCAGATCGAGGAGGAGATCCTGAACATCCTCGACTTTACCCTCTTCGTTCTCAAGACCTTCGGCTTCTCGGCGTACGATATCTATCTCTCGACCCGGCCGGAAAAGTACGTGGGGAGCCTCGAAAACTGGGATCGTGCGACGAACGCGCTGAAGCAGGCGCTCGAGAAAAAGGGACTCGCCTATGAGGTCGACCCGGGCGAAGGGGTTTTTTACGGCCCGAAGATCGACATAAAGATAAAAGATGTCCTGAACCGGTCGTGGCAGTGCAGCACGATCCAGGTCGATTTCAACCTCCCCGAGCGGTTCGATACCGTCTACCGGGGGAGCGACGGCAAGGAGCACCGGCCGATCATGATCCACCGTGCGCTGATGGGCTCGCTGGAGCGGTTCTTCGGGGTGCTCATAGAGCATTACGCGGGAGTGTTCCCCCTCTGGCTCTCCCCCGTCCAGGTGGCGGTCCTGACGATCGCCGAACGGCACGACGGCTATGCCCGAGAGGTCCATACGGCGCTGCGCCGGGCCGGCATACGCTCGGAGCTCGACCTGGATAACGAGAAAATAGGGTACAAGATACGCCAGGCCACCATGAAGAAAGTGCCGTACTTGGTTATAATAGGGGATAAAGAATCGGCCGAACGGAACGTAACGGTGCGGAAGCGGTCCGGGGAGAATACCGGTCCATTTACAACAGACGAGTTTATAGCGATAATAAGAAAAGAAATAGACGCCCGTTCGTGA
- a CDS encoding HAD-IIB family hydrolase, whose product MKHPVIFTDLDGTLLDARSYSFERAVPALTLLRQRNIPLVICSSKTRREIEHYRELLYNDHPFIAENGGGVFIPRYYFTPETLAISPPPEESGPYLLLRLGASYRDLRRAIGELRAGGFALRGFGDMTAAEVAALTGLTAGEAAMAQEREFDEPFVAEGPLDEEALNRAVASKGLSTTKGAFFHLLGKSDKGKAVALLGALYARQYGQLFTVALGDSPNDLPMLERVDCPVVVRKPDGSYDSRIAVPGLLRAEGAGPEGWNRAVMSILESLDIRN is encoded by the coding sequence ATGAAACATCCTGTCATCTTTACCGATCTCGACGGCACCCTGCTGGACGCCCGCTCCTACTCCTTCGAGCGTGCCGTGCCGGCCCTGACCCTCCTCCGTCAAAGGAACATACCTCTCGTTATCTGCTCGAGCAAAACAAGGAGAGAGATCGAGCACTACCGGGAGCTGCTCTATAACGACCACCCGTTCATAGCCGAAAACGGCGGCGGCGTCTTCATCCCCCGGTACTATTTCACCCCCGAAACGCTCGCGATATCCCCCCCGCCGGAAGAGAGCGGCCCGTACCTGCTGCTGCGGCTCGGGGCGTCCTACCGCGACCTCCGCAGGGCGATAGGGGAGCTCCGTGCCGGGGGATTCGCCCTGAGAGGCTTCGGCGATATGACGGCAGCCGAGGTGGCGGCGCTCACCGGGCTCACTGCCGGCGAAGCGGCGATGGCTCAAGAGCGGGAGTTCGATGAGCCCTTCGTTGCCGAAGGCCCCCTCGACGAGGAAGCGCTCAATCGCGCCGTAGCCTCGAAAGGGCTCTCTACCACGAAGGGAGCGTTCTTTCATCTCCTCGGCAAGAGCGATAAGGGGAAAGCGGTAGCGCTCCTCGGGGCGCTCTACGCCCGCCAGTACGGCCAGCTCTTCACGGTCGCCCTCGGCGACAGCCCCAACGACCTCCCGATGCTCGAACGGGTCGATTGCCCGGTCGTGGTCCGGAAGCCGGACGGAAGCTATGATTCCCGGATTGCGGTTCCGGGCTTACTGCGGGCCGAGGGAGCGGGACCGGAAGGATGGAACAGAGCGGTTATGAGTATCCTCGAGAGCCTGGATATCCGGAACTGA